One window of Nostoc sp. C052 genomic DNA carries:
- a CDS encoding RNA polymerase sigma factor, with protein sequence MTTVNARQAAELAARNSYGQLVAYLAVRTHDVAAAEDVLGDAFLAALKAWPEKGVPDNPEAWLLLTARRRLIDDARHAKVKASAAYALKLIADDVQQETSLEVLFPDDRVKLLFICAHPAIDAGIRTPLMLQTVLGLNAVQIASAFLIAPVTMSQRLVRAKAKIRDAGIAFELPEAKDLAMRLDAVLEAIYAAYSNGWENLTGVDPRRKGLTEEAIWLARLCVQLLPEEPEARGLLALMLHCEARRDARRTKNGAYIPLLEQDVTLWSQPMLNEAERELAEAAKFKKLGKFQLEAAIQSTHAQRRVTERTDWQTLALLYEGLIQFSPTLGALVGHAAAIAEAKGLEQGLALLEALPAESVKSYQPYWALKAHLLKHLGQNSQAKQAYTRAIGLVEDPAIREFLVRQSSVIS encoded by the coding sequence ATGACTACTGTGAATGCACGTCAAGCCGCAGAACTCGCAGCACGTAACTCATACGGGCAATTAGTTGCATACCTGGCAGTTCGCACACATGACGTGGCTGCTGCGGAAGATGTGCTTGGCGATGCATTCCTGGCTGCGTTGAAAGCTTGGCCAGAAAAAGGTGTCCCTGATAATCCAGAAGCATGGCTGCTGCTGACTGCACGGCGTCGCCTGATCGATGATGCCCGACACGCTAAGGTGAAAGCCTCAGCAGCCTATGCACTCAAGCTGATAGCTGATGATGTGCAACAGGAGACATCTTTAGAAGTTTTGTTCCCAGACGATCGCGTAAAGCTCCTATTTATCTGTGCCCACCCAGCGATTGACGCAGGTATCCGTACCCCCTTAATGCTGCAAACAGTGCTTGGGCTGAATGCTGTTCAGATTGCCTCAGCTTTTCTGATCGCCCCAGTAACAATGAGCCAACGGCTCGTCCGTGCCAAAGCTAAGATTCGAGATGCTGGTATTGCCTTCGAGTTGCCAGAAGCCAAAGATTTGGCGATGCGGTTGGATGCTGTGCTAGAGGCAATCTATGCTGCCTATAGTAATGGCTGGGAAAACTTGACTGGGGTCGATCCACGGCGCAAGGGTTTAACAGAAGAAGCAATCTGGTTGGCACGTCTGTGCGTACAACTCTTACCAGAAGAACCTGAGGCACGGGGGCTATTAGCGCTGATGTTACATTGTGAAGCGCGCCGTGATGCGCGTCGGACGAAAAACGGTGCTTATATTCCGCTTTTAGAGCAAGACGTAACACTTTGGTCGCAGCCAATGTTAAACGAGGCGGAGCGTGAACTTGCCGAAGCAGCAAAATTTAAGAAGCTCGGAAAGTTTCAGTTGGAAGCTGCTATTCAATCGACACACGCTCAACGTAGAGTGACTGAGCGCACAGATTGGCAGACTTTAGCACTTTTATATGAAGGGTTGATTCAGTTTTCGCCAACACTGGGTGCTTTAGTTGGACATGCCGCAGCGATCGCAGAAGCCAAAGGATTGGAACAAGGTCTGGCGCTCCTCGAAGCACTCCCTGCCGAGTCTGTCAAAAGTTATCAGCCATATTGGGCGCTCAAAGCTCACCTGCTTAAGCATTTGGGTCAGAATTCACAAGCTAAACAGGCTTACACCCGTGCCATCGGTCTAGTAGAAGACCCAGCTATCCGCGAGTTTCTTGTTCGTCAATCTAGCGTTATCAGCTAA
- a CDS encoding YciI family protein has product MQYAILVYESETNFNNRTDEQEKDAYWGAFSSYAKALAEAGAIAGGAALYQPHAGTTVRLRDGQRHVQDGPYADTKEQLGGFFLIDVPDLDAALDWAARCPAAADGAIEVRPFLPMTQG; this is encoded by the coding sequence ATGCAGTACGCAATCCTAGTCTACGAAAGCGAAACCAATTTCAATAATCGTACAGATGAACAGGAGAAAGATGCTTATTGGGGCGCTTTCAGTTCCTATGCAAAGGCTCTAGCTGAAGCTGGTGCGATCGCAGGCGGTGCTGCGCTTTATCAGCCTCATGCTGGTACAACAGTGCGATTGCGCGATGGTCAACGGCATGTCCAAGACGGCCCCTACGCCGACACCAAAGAGCAACTTGGCGGTTTCTTCCTCATAGATGTACCAGATTTGGATGCAGCTCTGGATTGGGCGGCTCGTTGTCCGGCTGCTGCTGACGGTGCAATTGAAGTTAGACCTTTCTTGCCAATGACTCAAGGCTAA
- a CDS encoding PEP-CTERM sorting domain-containing protein — protein sequence MELKLGIATASFTLSVAVIGVKPAQAFDFTYTDTTIGQPTWTRPFVANEVNIPTLPSGIGTVASYSTFEFKVDTKGLYNFLSIATNPTEWDNYLFLYTDNFNPNKPLLNAVIGNDDFPKRGRSGFNNVSLTTDKNYFLVTTGYFDASQGVFENTISGSGKVVKTVPEPPIILGSAIAMVMGWIIKRFSKAFQSP from the coding sequence ATGGAATTAAAGCTCGGCATTGCTACTGCTAGTTTTACCCTATCTGTTGCTGTTATTGGTGTTAAACCTGCACAAGCTTTCGATTTTACTTATACAGACACTACCATCGGACAACCTACATGGACTCGTCCTTTTGTCGCCAATGAAGTAAACATTCCTACTCTACCTTCAGGTATAGGTACGGTTGCTAGTTATAGTACATTCGAGTTCAAAGTTGACACTAAAGGTTTGTATAATTTTCTGAGCATTGCTACAAACCCAACAGAATGGGACAATTACTTATTTTTGTACACAGACAACTTTAACCCAAACAAGCCACTGCTAAATGCTGTCATTGGTAATGACGACTTTCCCAAAAGAGGCCGTTCTGGTTTCAATAATGTATCTTTGACTACAGATAAAAACTACTTCTTAGTAACGACAGGGTATTTCGATGCAAGTCAAGGAGTATTCGAGAATACAATCTCTGGATCTGGCAAAGTAGTCAAAACTGTTCCTGAACCACCTATTATTTTAGGTTCAGCGATCGCTATGGTTATGGGTTGGATAATAAAGCGCTTTTCCAAAGCCTTCCAATCCCCATAA
- a CDS encoding UbiA family prenyltransferase, translated as MSEKTLTNAVEAISQHQALTQQINVVQVDLEELPDIGQEKLSFDIFSSAIAISNLILQSQKLFFTNTVQELKINWLFIRRDITMSIVPGLLFTITALVNYPPTSLAHVISILVGSLIYFWLCITSFCISNQITDIEEDKINKPDRPLVQGIISYGGAQIRGYIFMMLFTAVAWWLGVIEWAILWQFSFIAHNNFGGAKHWMTKNIFSGFGIMSEMGAAWQIVAPISPVVWLWLVILCSACIILISVQDFRDIPGDKAIGRNTFPLVFGEDLSRILVSICFLAYPLLIHLCLMMPAGNTLVVMLWDIALFLLSCIIAVRLLVLRSYAADHKTYLLFTGWYCLLLTSSIFILRV; from the coding sequence ATGTCTGAGAAAACTCTGACCAACGCTGTTGAAGCTATATCTCAACATCAGGCTCTCACACAGCAGATAAACGTCGTTCAGGTGGATTTAGAAGAATTACCAGATATTGGTCAAGAAAAGTTATCATTCGATATTTTTTCGAGTGCGATCGCTATCAGCAACCTAATTCTTCAATCTCAAAAATTATTCTTCACAAATACTGTTCAAGAATTAAAAATAAATTGGCTATTCATCCGACGTGATATTACAATGTCAATTGTGCCTGGATTGTTATTTACTATAACTGCTTTAGTAAATTATCCTCCCACATCTTTGGCTCATGTGATATCGATATTAGTTGGTAGTTTAATCTATTTTTGGTTATGTATTACGTCATTTTGTATATCCAACCAAATCACCGATATCGAAGAAGACAAAATCAACAAACCAGACCGTCCATTAGTCCAAGGCATCATTTCTTATGGCGGCGCTCAGATTCGTGGGTATATATTTATGATGCTATTTACAGCAGTAGCTTGGTGGTTAGGAGTAATTGAATGGGCAATTTTATGGCAGTTCAGTTTTATTGCTCATAACAACTTTGGTGGTGCAAAACATTGGATGACCAAAAATATTTTCAGTGGATTTGGAATCATGTCTGAGATGGGAGCAGCTTGGCAAATAGTAGCACCAATTTCTCCTGTTGTTTGGTTATGGCTGGTGATATTATGTAGTGCCTGTATAATTCTGATATCTGTTCAAGATTTTCGTGATATTCCAGGTGATAAAGCAATTGGTAGGAATACATTTCCACTAGTATTTGGAGAGGATTTAAGTCGGATTTTAGTAAGTATTTGCTTTTTAGCGTACCCACTTTTAATCCATTTATGTTTGATGATGCCAGCAGGCAATACTTTGGTAGTTATGCTGTGGGATATTGCACTTTTCTTGTTGAGTTGTATTATTGCTGTACGATTATTAGTTTTGCGTTCTTATGCCGCAGACCATAAAACTTACCTACTCTTTACTGGTTGGTACTGCCTATTACTAACTAGTTCGATTTTCATTCTACGCGTGTAA
- a CDS encoding GMC oxidoreductase has protein sequence MSRLIKRRHFLQASIAATTSIGISAIRGSAFNSEEYVEAVVIGSGFGGAVASLRLGQAKIETIVLERGRRWPITDAGDTFATFEKPDGRTTWLSPTTLFFDETPIDTYTGVLDVKKGNGITAYRGAGVGGSSLVYSAVTYQPDREIFYKAFPRSINYEELDKVYYPRVRSILNPALIPDDILKTDYYLASRIFIEQGTKAGLKVRKHSMAVNWDIVRQEITGQKVPSAINGVLIYGANSGAKNSLDKNYLKMAEATGHVEIRPLHVVTRIEELNNGRFRIVCNQINEQGMIVVQKSLICRYLFLAAGSIGTTELLLRAKVTGTLRRLNNYVGQFWGTNGDALSAVINKYPTNPSQGGPATSVIEHFDNPIAPVIIEQTPLPNLQNGVIASLGQAIAKPEGYFTYNASTQSADLFWPTNSANNQKNSQALQYTYKLLDRANDTTVAGPPDSNGTTHPLGGAVIEKVCNTYGQVYGYRNLFVVDGSLIPGSAGANPSLTIAALAERCMDKFLLHRIR, from the coding sequence ATGTCCCGGCTCATAAAACGTCGTCATTTTCTTCAAGCAAGTATTGCAGCTACCACCAGCATAGGTATATCTGCGATTCGTGGTTCTGCTTTTAATAGTGAAGAATATGTTGAGGCGGTTGTTATCGGGAGCGGTTTTGGTGGAGCAGTCGCATCATTACGCCTGGGTCAGGCAAAAATTGAAACAATCGTACTAGAGCGTGGGCGAAGATGGCCAATCACTGATGCAGGCGATACTTTCGCTACATTTGAGAAACCAGATGGCCGTACTACTTGGCTTAGTCCAACTACACTGTTTTTTGATGAGACTCCCATTGACACTTATACTGGTGTCCTTGATGTCAAGAAAGGTAATGGTATTACTGCTTATCGAGGAGCAGGCGTTGGAGGTAGTTCCCTTGTCTATAGTGCTGTTACCTATCAGCCAGATCGAGAAATATTCTATAAAGCCTTTCCACGCAGCATCAACTACGAAGAGTTAGATAAGGTTTATTACCCACGGGTGCGTTCCATTCTTAATCCAGCTCTTATACCAGACGACATTTTAAAAACTGATTACTATTTAGCGAGTCGCATTTTCATAGAGCAGGGAACTAAGGCTGGTCTAAAAGTCCGTAAGCACAGCATGGCAGTTAATTGGGATATCGTTCGTCAGGAAATTACAGGTCAGAAAGTTCCTTCTGCTATTAATGGTGTATTAATTTATGGGGCGAACAGTGGTGCAAAAAATAGCTTAGACAAAAATTACTTGAAGATGGCAGAAGCCACTGGTCACGTCGAAATTCGACCTTTGCATGTGGTAACTAGGATAGAGGAATTAAATAACGGACGTTTCCGAATTGTTTGTAATCAAATCAATGAGCAAGGCATGATAGTTGTACAAAAATCTTTGATTTGTCGCTATCTATTTTTAGCAGCTGGTTCGATTGGAACTACTGAACTGTTACTACGTGCCAAGGTTACTGGCACATTACGCCGCTTGAATAATTATGTAGGACAATTTTGGGGAACTAACGGTGATGCACTCAGTGCTGTCATCAACAAATATCCAACTAATCCTTCACAAGGCGGCCCAGCAACATCAGTAATTGAACATTTTGATAATCCTATTGCTCCGGTGATTATCGAGCAAACTCCTCTTCCTAATTTACAGAATGGTGTCATTGCTTCCCTTGGTCAGGCAATTGCTAAACCGGAGGGCTATTTCACTTACAATGCTTCTACCCAGTCGGCTGATTTGTTCTGGCCCACCAACTCAGCTAACAACCAAAAAAATTCTCAGGCTTTGCAATATACATATAAATTGCTCGACAGAGCCAATGATACAACTGTTGCAGGACCACCGGACTCGAATGGCACAACTCACCCCCTTGGTGGTGCAGTTATCGAGAAAGTCTGCAATACCTACGGTCAGGTATATGGTTATCGTAATTTATTTGTTGTTGATGGTTCTCTGATTCCAGGTTCAGCAGGCGCTAATCCTTCGTTAACTATTGCAGCTTTAGCAGAACGATGCATGGATAAATTCTTGTTGCATAGGATTAGGTAG
- a CDS encoding calcium-binding protein encodes MAKPKTVIPQLLDETSISTNPYTGKVTSNGTIFIATPNPIYAPTGEAFIGTPGNDKINTEALTSNNVLFGLGGNDHLFSGIGNDVLVAGAGNDFVNAGDGNDLIFGDFNSNGDLDFGQEGNDTLNGGAGDDVFLGGGGNDILNGGTGADNIAGQDGNDVINGDAGDDLLTGGLGNDTIRGGAGDDRGLAGPGDDLFYGGDGNDRLGGDTGNDTLYGGAGNDLLIGNVGNDLVSGGKGNDWIVGSNPYPPELGLGLPEIDTLTGGSGSDIFFLGEFTIGQNTKVFYDKLGNQDYALITDFNVKEDFIQLPESLQTIIGLGPTAAGLPKGTAIYANRNGVNDLIAIVAGVTPQQLGSSGRFIFGNPTPNSTPGTGIFTGSDTSEGFIGTPGNDTIFTLGGNNTTFALDGDDRLFGGAGNDDFISGAGNDFVDAGGGNDLIFGDFDLNGDLDFGVEGNDTLLGGAGNDVFFAGGGNDLIDGGTGNDDIAAQDGNDTINGGTGNDNILGGSGEDVIYGDAGNDKVFAGSGNDILYGGDGADRLGGDTGDDKIFGESGNDVLIGNLGSDTLSGGDGDDRLFGSNPFPPELGLGKPEIDILTGGSGSDIFFLGEFTVGKDSAVYYDKLGNQDYALITDFNLNQDFIQLPENIQITIGLGPVPADLTGLPQGAGIYSNNDLIAVVAGVGPQQLAASGHFLFV; translated from the coding sequence ATGGCGAAACCTAAAACAGTAATTCCACAATTACTAGATGAAACTTCCATATCTACAAACCCTTACACTGGCAAAGTAACATCTAATGGCACAATTTTCATCGCCACTCCAAATCCAATTTATGCACCAACTGGTGAGGCTTTTATCGGCACTCCAGGTAATGACAAAATAAACACAGAAGCGTTAACTAGCAATAATGTTTTATTCGGTCTTGGTGGCAATGATCACCTCTTCAGTGGCATTGGAAATGATGTTTTAGTAGCTGGTGCTGGAAATGACTTTGTAAATGCAGGTGATGGAAATGACCTAATTTTTGGTGACTTTAATTCCAATGGAGACCTCGACTTTGGTCAGGAAGGAAATGACACCCTCAATGGTGGCGCTGGGGATGATGTGTTCTTGGGTGGCGGTGGTAACGATATCTTAAATGGTGGAACCGGAGCTGACAACATTGCTGGTCAAGATGGCAATGATGTCATCAATGGCGATGCTGGTGACGATTTATTGACTGGTGGTTTAGGCAACGATACTATTCGTGGTGGGGCTGGAGACGACCGGGGTCTTGCTGGCCCAGGCGATGACCTCTTCTATGGTGGTGACGGTAATGACCGACTCGGCGGTGATACTGGCAACGACACACTCTACGGTGGTGCTGGGAACGACCTACTGATTGGCAATGTTGGCAACGACCTAGTATCAGGTGGTAAGGGCAACGATTGGATAGTAGGCTCTAACCCCTATCCTCCAGAATTAGGATTAGGCCTACCCGAAATTGATACCTTAACCGGCGGTAGCGGTAGTGATATCTTCTTCCTTGGGGAATTCACCATCGGTCAAAACACTAAAGTATTTTACGACAAACTAGGTAATCAAGATTACGCTTTAATTACTGATTTTAATGTTAAAGAGGACTTCATTCAGCTACCAGAAAGTCTCCAAACCATAATAGGACTGGGACCAACAGCTGCTGGTTTGCCAAAAGGAACAGCTATCTACGCTAACAGAAATGGTGTGAATGACCTGATTGCCATAGTTGCTGGTGTGACACCCCAACAGTTGGGATCTAGTGGTCGCTTTATCTTTGGTAATCCAACTCCCAACTCTACACCAGGGACAGGAATTTTCACCGGCTCTGATACTTCCGAAGGTTTCATCGGTACTCCGGGCAATGACACAATTTTTACCTTGGGCGGCAATAACACTACATTTGCCCTTGATGGGGATGACCGCCTCTTTGGTGGTGCCGGCAATGACGATTTTATCTCTGGGGCTGGAAACGACTTTGTTGATGCAGGTGGTGGTAACGACCTAATTTTTGGCGACTTTGACCTGAATGGCGACCTCGACTTTGGTGTAGAGGGAAATGATACTCTCTTGGGTGGTGCTGGCAATGATGTTTTCTTTGCTGGCGGTGGTAATGATTTGATTGATGGTGGAACTGGTAATGATGACATTGCTGCTCAAGATGGTAATGACACCATTAATGGTGGAACCGGTAATGACAACATCCTTGGTGGTTCAGGCGAAGATGTCATCTATGGTGATGCTGGCAACGATAAAGTCTTTGCTGGTTCAGGCAACGATATCCTCTATGGAGGTGATGGAGCCGACCGACTCGGTGGTGATACCGGCGACGACAAAATCTTTGGTGAGTCTGGAAATGATGTTCTCATTGGTAATCTTGGCAGTGACACTCTCTCTGGTGGCGACGGTGACGACCGATTATTTGGTTCTAACCCTTTCCCTCCAGAACTGGGACTAGGCAAACCTGAGATTGATATCTTAACTGGCGGTAGCGGTAGCGATATCTTTTTCCTTGGTGAATTCACTGTAGGCAAAGATAGTGCAGTCTATTACGACAAGCTAGGTAATCAGGACTACGCTCTGATTACTGACTTCAATCTCAATCAGGATTTTATCCAACTACCTGAAAACATCCAAATTACTATCGGACTGGGCCCAGTTCCTGCTGATTTGACAGGTTTACCACAAGGAGCCGGAATTTATTCTAACAATGACCTAATTGCTGTAGTTGCTGGTGTTGGGCCTCAACAGTTAGCAGCTAGTGGTCACTTCTTGTTTGTCTAG
- a CDS encoding DUF1702 family protein, with amino-acid sequence MIQQAWQISAEQARAQMKANLAGRKVIVRDPKVPQRFGHTAEGMWQGYHTAIADEEPEAIAAKLNAIDSELLGFALEGVGIGLAELDALKPQKQNRVQAFLEGTTAAYQTMVYLGVGLGLVRCKLPIEPYLNQQHPLGCWPVVDGYGFNHGIYYWQDYIDGQAIPVQLSGYLGRVFDQGLGRSIWLVDCADVNRIATTISAFPATRQADLWGGIGYVCASVGGAERSTIEALGKVAGDRVSELAKGATCAAKFRKLLGNQAGYTGLVSEILCSIAAEAGIEIKYTPLKSLPNNSAEPDQQIWQHYREYLLV; translated from the coding sequence ATGATACAACAAGCTTGGCAAATCAGTGCCGAACAAGCTAGGGCACAGATGAAAGCTAATTTGGCGGGACGTAAGGTAATAGTGAGAGATCCGAAAGTGCCACAGCGATTTGGACATACTGCTGAAGGTATGTGGCAAGGATACCATACAGCGATCGCTGATGAAGAACCGGAGGCGATCGCCGCCAAGCTAAATGCAATTGACTCTGAGTTGCTAGGATTTGCCTTAGAAGGTGTAGGTATAGGTCTTGCTGAACTAGATGCACTCAAACCCCAGAAGCAGAATCGAGTCCAGGCTTTTCTCGAAGGAACCACAGCAGCTTATCAGACTATGGTTTATCTGGGAGTGGGTTTGGGACTAGTTCGGTGTAAACTGCCTATTGAGCCATATTTAAATCAACAGCACCCCTTAGGATGTTGGCCAGTAGTTGATGGTTATGGCTTCAATCATGGTATTTATTACTGGCAAGACTACATAGACGGTCAAGCTATTCCTGTGCAACTTTCTGGTTATCTGGGCCGCGTCTTTGACCAAGGTCTAGGTCGTAGCATTTGGTTAGTAGATTGTGCTGATGTTAACCGAATTGCGACGACTATAAGCGCTTTTCCTGCCACAAGACAGGCAGACCTTTGGGGAGGTATTGGTTACGTTTGTGCTTCGGTTGGTGGTGCAGAACGCTCAACTATAGAAGCTTTAGGAAAAGTAGCTGGCGATCGTGTGTCTGAGCTGGCTAAAGGAGCTACTTGCGCCGCCAAATTTCGTAAATTGCTTGGCAACCAAGCTGGCTACACGGGATTAGTGAGTGAAATATTGTGCAGCATAGCAGCTGAAGCAGGAATTGAGATTAAATACACTCCTCTAAAAAGCTTACCAAACAATAGTGCAGAACCAGACCAACAAATCTGGCAACACTACCGAGAATATCTGCTTGTATAA
- a CDS encoding DUF1702 family protein — MQIKANEANALMADTWGQRGIQKSDAGVQERLSKIGSTVLQGYHVAIASEDLGAIAPKMNEIDEELRGFAYEGVGMGLAQRDLLTPSNENRMATFVAGDGAVYHNWVYVGLGLMLARAGLPIKPHLEKLNFARSWLAVDGYGYYQGMFHWQDSLDNQVISEQISGYARSVFDQGLGRSIWFIGGGDVNHIARTIDTFAPNRRQDLWGGVGYACAYAGGAERATIEALRNTAGVYRFQLAQGTAYAAKSRQCLGNHSVYTELACQVLWEMGVDAVVESLAANGEALESQTWQHYRARIFHPVRATLKFSEMLSQETIAQQGQSR; from the coding sequence ATGCAAATTAAAGCAAATGAGGCCAACGCCTTAATGGCTGATACTTGGGGCCAACGAGGAATCCAAAAAAGCGATGCCGGAGTGCAAGAACGGTTAAGCAAGATTGGTAGTACAGTTTTACAAGGATATCATGTAGCGATCGCTAGTGAAGATTTAGGAGCGATCGCTCCTAAAATGAATGAAATCGATGAAGAGTTGCGAGGATTTGCTTACGAAGGCGTAGGTATGGGTCTAGCGCAACGCGACTTACTCACACCCAGCAACGAAAATCGCATGGCAACTTTTGTTGCAGGTGATGGTGCAGTTTATCATAACTGGGTTTATGTGGGTTTGGGTTTGATGTTGGCTCGTGCTGGACTGCCTATCAAGCCGCATTTAGAAAAACTCAACTTTGCTAGAAGTTGGTTAGCAGTCGATGGCTATGGCTACTATCAAGGTATGTTCCATTGGCAAGACTCACTTGATAATCAAGTCATCTCGGAACAAATTTCTGGTTATGCTCGCAGTGTTTTTGACCAAGGTTTGGGTCGCAGTATTTGGTTTATCGGTGGTGGCGATGTTAATCACATCGCACGTACCATTGATACCTTTGCACCAAATAGACGGCAAGACTTATGGGGTGGTGTAGGTTACGCCTGTGCTTACGCTGGTGGTGCAGAACGTGCAACCATAGAAGCCCTAAGAAATACAGCAGGTGTTTATCGATTTCAATTAGCCCAAGGAACAGCTTACGCTGCCAAGTCCCGCCAATGTCTTGGTAATCACTCAGTTTACACAGAATTAGCTTGTCAGGTGTTGTGGGAAATGGGTGTTGATGCTGTAGTTGAGAGTTTAGCGGCCAATGGCGAAGCACTAGAATCTCAGACTTGGCAACATTACCGAGCGCGTATTTTTCATCCAGTTAGAGCGACGCTAAAGTTTTCCGAAATGCTCTCCCAAGAAACTATTGCTCAACAAGGACAATCAAGATGA
- a CDS encoding DUF1702 family protein, producing the protein MMIQDAWQSSLNKATLPTDLIATWAERDVQESDSGIQKRLEQVGRSLMKGYHTAITDELEAIAPKLNEIDEELRGFAYEGVGMGLAQRDFLTPTSQNRIAMFVAGDGAAYANMVYVGLGLMLARVGRPIEPHLQRLDNAKGWLLVDGYGYYQGMFYWRDSLDSQVISQPISGYTRSVFDQGLGRSIWFVDGGDVNRIARTIDAFSLDRREDLWGGVGYACAYAGGAKRATIEALGNSAGAYRLHLAQGTAYAAKSRQCLGNQSVYTELACQVLWGVSADAVADSLATHGETPESPLWQHYRARIPHPVRATLAA; encoded by the coding sequence ATGATGATTCAAGACGCTTGGCAATCAAGTTTGAATAAAGCAACACTACCAACAGATTTGATAGCTACTTGGGCTGAACGCGATGTGCAAGAAAGTGATAGTGGTATACAGAAACGATTAGAACAAGTTGGTCGTTCATTAATGAAAGGATACCATACAGCTATTACTGATGAATTAGAAGCGATCGCCCCCAAGTTAAATGAAATCGATGAGGAGTTGCGGGGATTTGCTTACGAAGGTGTCGGTATGGGACTAGCACAGCGTGATTTTCTGACACCCACTAGCCAAAATCGCATAGCCATGTTTGTTGCAGGTGATGGTGCAGCTTATGCAAACATGGTTTATGTCGGTTTGGGTTTGATGTTAGCCAGAGTTGGACGACCTATCGAACCGCATTTGCAAAGACTTGATAACGCTAAGGGTTGGTTATTAGTCGATGGCTACGGCTACTATCAAGGTATGTTCTACTGGCGAGACTCACTCGATAGTCAAGTCATCTCGCAACCAATTTCTGGTTATACCCGCAGTGTCTTTGACCAAGGTTTAGGTCGCAGTATTTGGTTTGTCGATGGTGGCGATGTCAATCGCATCGCACGCACCATTGATGCTTTTTCACTCGATAGACGAGAAGATTTATGGGGTGGTGTAGGTTATGCCTGTGCTTACGCTGGTGGTGCAAAACGTGCAACCATAGAAGCCTTAGGAAATTCAGCAGGTGCTTATCGGTTGCATTTAGCGCAGGGTACTGCTTACGCTGCTAAGTCCCGTCAATGTCTTGGCAACCAGTCAGTCTATACAGAATTGGCTTGTCAGGTGTTATGGGGAGTGAGTGCTGATGCTGTGGCTGACAGTTTAGCCACTCATGGCGAAACTCCCGAATCTCCACTATGGCAGCATTACCGGGCACGGATACCTCATCCAGTTAGAGCAACCTTAGCAGCTTAG